One window of the Diospyros lotus cultivar Yz01 chromosome 12, ASM1463336v1, whole genome shotgun sequence genome contains the following:
- the LOC127787135 gene encoding two-component response regulator-like APRR2 has translation MVCTANGLLEWRDFPKGLRVLLLDGDNSSAAQIRSKLEAMDYIVSTFCDENEALSAISNEPESFHIAIVEVSSSNSDGRFKFLEVAKHLPTIMTSKLQCLATMMKCIALGAVEFLLEPLSDDKLRNIWQHVVHKAFSAEGKGLPETLKPVKESVVSMLQLEVDNGEPKSNILVKSENETAVGSDRYPAPLTPQLKQGVRLVDDGDCQDQTNSSEEKEGGDQDGESKSVDTTCGSAMANTAAQARPPEILDRTVTKEENESPYGCRSESNMSCPRNKDSLNDSGADAGNPVKASGIHHSCANKANRKKMKVDWTPELHKKFVQAVEQLGVGKAIPSRILELMKVEGLTRHNVASHLQKYRMQRRHILPREEDRRWPHPRDPSQRNYYPHKPVMAFPPYYSNPTFPAAQVSSAWGPPGSYLTGLQTWSPTFYSPWQPAQNWHWKPYQEMNADAWGCPVMPPQPHGSCLSFPQNVAGFVGANTGDGRGIPQSSFDLHPAEEVIDKVVKEAISKPWLPLPIGLKPPSTDSVLTELSKQGLSPFPPRSINGSRPR, from the exons ATGGTTTGCACTGCTAATGGTTTACTGGAATGGAGAGATTTCCCTAAGGGCCTCAGAGTCCTCCTTCTTGATGGAGACAACAGTTCTGCTGCTCAAATAAGATCAAAGCTTGAGGCAATGGACTATATTG TTTCTACTTTCTGTGATGAGAATGAAGCTTTGTCAGCAATTTCAAATGAACCTGAGAGCTTCCACATTGCTATTGTAGAG GTGAGTAGCAGCAACAGTGATGGGAGGTTCAAGTTCCTTGAAGTCGCAAAGCACTTGCCCACCATTA TGACTTCAAAACTACAATGTCTGGCTACCATGATGAAGTGCATAGCG CTTGGAGCAGTTGAATTTCTTCTGGAACCACTTTCAGATGACAAGCTTAGAAATATATGGCAACATGTAGTTCATAAG GCATTTAGCGCAGAAGGAAAAGGCCTTCCAGAAACACTAAAGCCTGTCAAAGAATCTGTGGTTTCTATGCTACAGCTTGAGGTGGATAATGGAGAACCAAAGAGCAATATCCTAGTAAAATCAGAAAATGAAACTGCAGTGGGCAGTGATAGGTATCCAGCTCCTCTTACCCCACAGTTGAAGCAAGGAGTTAGGTTAGTGGACGATGGAGATTGCCAAGACCAAACTAATTCCTCAGAAGAGAAGGAAGGTGGGGATCAAGATGGGGAATCTAAATCTGTCGACACTACTTGTGGCAGCGCAATGGCTAACACTGCTGCCCAGGCAAGGCCACCTGAGATACTGGATCGGACTGTTACTAAAGAGGAGAATGAATCTCCTTATGGTTGTAGAAGTGAGAGTAACATGTCTTGTCCACGGAACAAAGATAGTCTGAATGATTCTGGTGCTGATGCTGGAAATCCTGTGAAGGCATCTGGGATTCACCATTCATGTGCAAATAAGGCCAATCGAAAGAAGATGAAG GTAGACTGGACACCTGAACTGCACAAAAAGTTTGTACAAGCAGTCGAGCAACTTGGTGTGGGTAAGGCCATCCCTTCTAGAATACTAGAGTTAATGAAAGTCGAAGGATTGACAAGGCATAATGTAGCCAGCCATCTCCAG AAATACAGAATGCAGAGAAGACACATTTTGCCCAGGGAAGAAGATAGAAGGTGGCCTCATCCAAGAGATCCCTCACAAAGGAATTATTATCCACATAAACCCGTCATGGCCTTCCCGCCATATTACTCTAATCCGACTTTCCCAGCCGCTCAGGTCTCCTCAGCATGGGGGCCTCCCGGCAGTTACCTCACTGGCCTCCAGACATGGAGCCCTACTTTCTACTCACCGTGGCAGCCTGCACAAAATTGGCATTGGAAGCCATATCAAGAG ATGAATGCTGATGCATGGGGCTGCCCGGTGATGCCTCCACAGCCTCATGGATCCTGCTTGTCATTTCCTCAA AACGTGGCCGGCTTTGTCGGTGCTAACACCGGGGATGGCAGAGGCATTCCACAGAGTTCTTTCGACCTCCACCCG GCGGAGGAGGTAATTGACAAGGTGGTGAAGGAGGCAATAAGCAAGCCATGGCTGCCGCTGCCCATAGGCCTGAAGCCGCCTTCCACTGACAGTGTCCTAACCGAGCTCTCAAAGCAGGGCCTCTCCCCCTTCCCTCCCCGCTCCATTAACGGCTCTCGCCCCCGATGA
- the LOC127787128 gene encoding probable methyltransferase PMT14: MGSKHHSSSNRARSPVSIFVVLGLCCFFYLLGAWQKSGFGKGDSIALEFPKKTDCNVVSTLDFEPHHNDVPIIESAKPKAKVFKPCDSQYTDYTPCQEQDRAMTFPRENMMYRERHCPPENEKLHCLIPAPKGYMIPFPWPKSRDYVHYANVPYKSLTVEKAGQNWVKFQGNVFKFPGGGTMFPQGANAYIDELASVIPIKDGSVRTALDTGCGVASWGAYLLKRNVLAMSFAPKDNHEAQVQFALERGVPAVIGVLGTIRLPYPSSAFDMAQCSRCLIPWTSNDGMYLMEVDRVLRPGGYWILSGPPINWKTYYKVWKRTKDDLRAEQRKIEELAELLCWEKKYEKGDIAIWRKRVNAKSCQRKSADVCKSKETDDVWYKKMEACITPYPEVDSANEVAGGELKKFPARLFAVPPRIIKGSVLGVTAESYQEDNTKWKKHVNVYKRLNSLVGTTRYRNIMDMNAGLGGFAAALESPKVWVMNVVPTIAQNTLGVIYERGLIGIYHDWCEGFSTYPRSYDLIHANGVFSLYQDKCELEDILLEMDRILRPEGTVLLRDEVDVLNKVRKIVGGMRWETKLVDHDDGPLVPEKILVAVKQYWVGSGGNSTSSDE, encoded by the exons ATGGGCTCTAAGCATCACTCCTCCAGCAATAGAGCTCGAAGCCCAGTGTCTATATTTGTTGTACTTGGTCTGTGCTGCTTCTTTTACTTACTTGGAGCATGGCAGAAAAGTGGTTTTGGAAAGGGTGACAGTATAGCTTTAGAATTCCCTAAGAAAACAGACTGCAATGTTGTTTCCACGCTTGACTTTGAACCACATCACAATGATGTTCCAATAATTGAGTCTGCAAAGCCAAAAGCCAAAGTGTTTAAGCCCTGTGATTCTCAATACACTGATTATACTCCTTGCCAAGAACAGGACCGCGCTATGACTTtcccaagggaaaatatgatgTACAGAGAACGACATTGTCCtccagaaaatgaaaaattgcaTTGTCTAATTCCAGCTCCCAAAGGATACATGATTCCTTTTCCCTGGCCAAAAAGTCGGGACTATGTCCATTATGCTAATGTTCCTTATAAAAGTTTGACTGTTGAGAAGGCTGGCCAGAACTGGGTAAAGTTTCAGGGAAATGTGTTCAAATTTCCAGGTGGAGGAACAATGTTCCCTCAAGGTGCAAATGCATATATTGATGAACTTGCATCAGTGATTCCAATTAAAGATGGTTCTGTTAGAACGGCACTGGATACCGGTTGTGGG GTTGCAAGCTGGGGTGCTTACCTGCTTAAGAGAAATGTGTTGGCTATGTCTTTTGCTCCAAAAGACAATCATGAAGCACAAGTCCAATTTGCATTGGAGCGGGGTGTGCCTGCTGTTATTGGCGTTCTTGGAACGATACGACTTCCTTATCCATCTAGTGCATTTGATATGGCTCAGTGCTCTCGATGTTTGATTCCATGGACATCAAATG ATGGTATGTACCTAATGGAAGTTGATCGAGTCCTTAGACCTGGTGGATACTGGATTTTATCTGGCCCTCCAATTAATTGGAAGACCTACTACAAGGTATGGAAACGGACTAAGGATGATCTTAGAGCAGAGCAAAGAAAGATTGAGGAGCTGGCTGAACTTCTTTGCTGGGAAAAGAAGTATGAGAAAGGAGATATTGCAATCTGGAGGAAACGAGTGAATGCCAAATCCTGCCAGAGGAAGTCTGCTGATGTGTGTAAATCTAAGGAAACTGATGATGTCTG GTACAAGAAAATGGAGGCATGTATAACTCCCTACCCTGAGGTTGACAGTGCAAATGAAGTTGCTGGAGGAGAATTGAAGAAATTTCCAGCTAGGCTTTTTGCAGTCCCTCCTCGAATAATTAAGGGATCTGTTCTAGGGGTCACGGCTGAATCCTATCAGGAAGACAATACAAAATGGAAAAAGCATGTAAATGTTTACAAAAGGCTCAATAGTTTAGTAGGCACTACAAGATACAGGAACATAATGGATATGAATGCTGGCCTCGGAGGGTTCGCAGCAGCACTTGAATCACCAAAAGTATGGGTGATGAATGTTGTGCCTACCATTGCTCAGAACACCCTAGGTGTTATTTATGAAAGGGGTCTGATTGGCATATATCATGACTG GTGTGAAGGCTTCTCTACTTATCCAAGGAGCTATGATCTCATTCATGCGAATGGTGTGTTCAGCTTGTATCAGGACAA GTGTGAACTGGAAGACATCCTTCTGGAGATGGATCGCATTTTGCGTCCTGAAGGTACAGTCCTCTTACGAGACGAAGTTGATGTTCTGAACAAGGTGAGGAAAATTGTCGGAGGCATGAGATGGGAGACCAAATTGGTGGATCATGATGACGGCCCCCTGGTGCCCGAGAAGATATTGGTTGCTGTCAAACAATACTGGGTTGGCAGTGGAGGAAACAGTACATCCTCTGACGAGTGA